A single Kribbella aluminosa DNA region contains:
- a CDS encoding cytochrome c oxidase assembly protein — MLGAAYLAGVWRVRRMGEPWPVWRILVFFGGGLGSVVVLTMSVLGTYDRVLFWPYAVQNVLLLALTPVLLAFGGPVQLIARNFPSVGAGRVVRVLTFPAVSSLVGAALLPLVYFTPYYVAVLQNGVLHELLRLQLVVAGCLFFWPMLGGESLPAWCTPPVRVAIGFLDGLLDALPGILIMTSPGTLAATYYLSVRHGWGPAPHEDQRFGGGLMLTLAEMVGLPFLAGQLVAWIRADRAEAAAVDRRLDRVVAERGRGGGAGAGVDAALVGDRSGATR, encoded by the coding sequence GTGTTGGGGGCGGCGTACTTGGCTGGGGTTTGGCGGGTACGGCGGATGGGTGAGCCGTGGCCGGTGTGGCGGATCCTGGTGTTCTTTGGGGGCGGGCTGGGGAGCGTGGTCGTGTTGACCATGTCTGTCTTGGGGACTTATGACCGGGTGTTGTTCTGGCCATATGCGGTGCAGAACGTCTTGTTGTTGGCTTTGACGCCGGTGTTGCTGGCGTTCGGCGGGCCGGTGCAGTTGATTGCCCGGAATTTTCCCTCGGTTGGGGCGGGGCGAGTCGTGCGGGTGCTGACGTTTCCGGCGGTGAGTTCTTTGGTGGGGGCGGCCCTGCTGCCGTTGGTGTATTTCACGCCGTACTACGTCGCCGTGCTGCAGAACGGCGTACTGCATGAGTTGTTGCGGTTGCAGCTGGTGGTTGCGGGGTGTCTGTTCTTCTGGCCGATGCTTGGTGGGGAGTCGTTGCCGGCCTGGTGTACGCCGCCCGTGCGGGTGGCGATCGGGTTCCTCGACGGGCTGTTGGACGCGTTGCCGGGGATCTTGATCATGACGAGTCCGGGGACGCTGGCCGCGACGTACTACCTGTCTGTGCGGCATGGGTGGGGGCCGGCGCCGCACGAGGATCAGCGGTTCGGGGGCGGGTTGATGCTCACGCTGGCGGAGATGGTCGGGTTGCCGTTCCTGGCGGGGCAGCTGGTGGCGTGGATTCGGGCGGATCGGGCCGAGGCCGCGGCGGTGGATCGGAGGCTCGATCGGGTGGTTGCCGAGCGGGGCCGCGGCGGGGGAGCAGGAGCCGGAGTTGATGCGGCCCTGGTGGGAGACCGATCCGGGGCAACTCGCTGA